A window from Acropora palmata chromosome 14, jaAcrPala1.3, whole genome shotgun sequence encodes these proteins:
- the LOC141866451 gene encoding growth/differentiation factor 8-like: MAGFSCSAFLTLYLTAILFPQGADLSLETKASRDGKMPDSTSRPVIVSQSPRNISLLDGKSKDSLQNNTDKGCPNCNNNNSDNESDLYKIRIEMIKAKLLAKLQLDKEPVLKHKPKELRITALLSNLNLIGEENNQKEPDDNEDEYYGKTTQIIVFSEKAKLPLSQNDQHSSGRLRFHFKLEQNSLPSSVPSALLWLHMRKGKNKELEGRYLHIEALDKRAVQGNTETQDIKVVRSQVKKEKKSGSGWIVVDVKGIVQHWFSKSAPVHFNDTHKPIYGLDISCRDCKTRISHLLSSRGPLRPFLVIDLDKPKALRRRKRQPLDCVGNQPQQECCRRMLYVNFKKIGWDWIIFPEGFHANFCDGTCNGIVDPFYSYPYLLQEVSRANKQERVSICCTPTKMSAISVLHFNDDERVMKIDVPNMRVDACGCF; encoded by the exons ATGGCCGGATTTTCCTGCAGCGCGTTCTTGACACTCTATCTAACCGCGATTCTATTTCCTCAAGGAGCTGATTTAAGCTTGGAGACTAAAGCCTCTCGAGATGGAAAGATGCCTGACAGTACTTCTCGTCCTGTAATAGTGAGCCAATCTCCGAGAAATATTTCCTTACTCGACGGAAAATCTAAAGATTCTTTGCAGAACAACACAGATAAAGGTTGTCCAaattgcaacaacaacaacagcgaTAATGAATCAGACCTGTACAAGATCAGAATTGAGATGATCAAGGCAAAATTACTGGCAAAACTTCAGTTGGACAAAGAACCGGTTCTCAAGCACAAACCTAAGGAACTAAGAATCACAGCCCTGTTGTCAAATTTAAATCTCATTGGAGAGGAAAATAATCAAAAGGAACCTGATGATAATGAGGACGAATACTACGGAAAGACCACCCAAATTATTGTCTTTAGTGAAAAAG ccaaacTTCCACTCTCGCAGAATGATCAACATTCTTCCGGAAGATTGAGGTTTCACTTCAAACTGGAGCAAAATTCATTACCTAGTTCTGTACCATCAGCTTTACTGTGGCTACATATGCGAAAAGGTAAGAACAAAGAATTGGAGGGAAGATATCTTCACATTGAGGCACTGGACAAGAGAGCAGTACAAGGAAACACAGAAACGCAAGACATCAAGGTAGTGAGATCTCAagtcaagaaagaaaagaaaagtggaTCTGGTTGGATCGTTGTCGACGTTAAAGGCATTGTTCAGCATTGGTTTAGCAAATCAGCCCCAGTACATTTCAATGATACGCATAAGCCCATTTACGGCTTAGACATATCATGCCGAGATTGTAAAACAAGGATCAGTCATTTATTAAGTTCCCGAGGACCACTTCGCCCTTTTCTGGTAATCGACTTAGATAAACCAAAGGCActgagaagaagaaaacgtcaacCTTTAGACTGTGTGGGAAACCAGCCGCAACAGGAATGCTGCCGTCGAATGCTATAtgtgaattttaaaaaaattggttgGGACTGGATAATCTTCCCCGAAGGATTCCACGCCAATTTTTGCGATGGGACCTGCAATGGAATAGTTGATCCTTTCTATTCATATCCTTACTTACTTCAAGAGGTTTCGAGGGCTAACAAGCAGGAGCGTGTCTCCATATGCTGCACTCCTACAAAAATGTCGGCGATCTCTGTTCTTCATTTTAATGACGATGAACGCGTTATGAAAATCGACGTACCAAATATGAGGGTCGATGCCTGCGGCtgcttttaa